AAAGTAGAAGCTGAACTTAAGTCTTTGAGTTAGGAAATAAAACTCTCCTCTCATGAAGACTTAGCAGTCTTCACTTTTCTTACTTTTTGATCTCGAAAAAGTAAGCAAAAAAGACTGCCGAATTGATGAAGGCAAAGCTACCTTCCAGTTATATATTTATTTTCTGCCCTGCAAAACTCACTAAAGAGTGCATTTAGCACTCTTCTTAACGTTCAAACAGTTTCGGGCTTTACCGAAAATAAATATTTACCTTCCAGCTTCATCAAAGGCAGAAAGAAATACCTATAGTTCAAATTTTTATTTATAAAGTAATATATAGACACCAAATAATATTGCTACATCTACAGAAGCCGAGCGTTTATTTTTCTTTTTTCTAAATAAGATTGGTAACTGTCTGAGTGTTTAAAAGTTGCTAAACGCAAGTTTTAATAAGCGAGTTTTACCAATCAGAAAAGATAAAAATAATAAGTGAGGGAACCCGAAGGGCTTCGCAGCCGTAGTTGTTTTTCTCAAAGAGAGTGCAAGCACAAGGCTTACTTTTCGTCAATACATGCGGGAACGAAGTGACTAAATCCTGAAAGGTAAAAGTAAGAAAGCGAAGAGGTTTACCTCTTCAAGAGAGAATAAATAATAATAAAGAAGATTTAACTTCTTTATTAACTTAGTGCGATTTTCTTACAACCAATATCATCTTAATATTAATCACAATAAATCTAACGATTTGCCATAAGATACAAGTTCTCATAAATCTCACAAACCTACTTGGTTTTGGTGGATAGTATGCTTGTTCATAAGGTTTAGTATTTTTATTCATAATAATATTTCTCCTTTTATTCTGGGATTAAAGTCCAGCCCGGTTTTAATTGAGCTTTATATATAAACATATAATGTAAAGTATGTTTGATCCAATGTCCTGCTGTTCCTACTTCTCCAAAAGTTGAGTCTTGGTCTCTTCCTGTTTCTGGATATTTTTCATAATCTGGAACCACTGGATAAACTGTCATTGCAGCAGCTGTTCCTGTAAATAACCCCTTACCCGTACTTGCAACACAAGCTGCACCCATACTACTCATACTTGCTGTATGTGTAGGAGTAGTTGATTTTCCAGTAATCATATCGCAAATTGAGTGAGCAACTGCTTTTCCCATGATACCACTTGGCATACCAGTTCTTGGTGGTGTGGGCGTAATCATTGTACCATTTGATGATTTTTGTGGTTTAGAAATTGGATGTGGTGGTGCAAAAGCAATACCAACAGCAAATATATTTTTATAAGTTGGGTTTTGTAATGTTTTTGGCCAATCACTAGCTTTCCAATCTTCATATGCTTTTGGAGTATAATCAGCATCAACTTTTAAAAATCCATTTGGTGCAAAAATTGTATCTGTAATATCACTTCCTTCTTTATCATATGCTTTTAAGCCAACTCCAGCAAATGGTGGAATTAACATAGCTAAATCAAACTCTTGAGAATGATACTCTCCGTTTAATAGTTCATAGTGAGCTAAGCCCTTTTCTATTTTATTTACATGAGCCCCTGTAATCCAAGTAAGTCCTCTTTCTGCATAAATTGATTCTGTAAATACCCTTGAATGAGTCAAGTATCCACCTCTATTAATATGCATTCCTCCCATTCCAAAGTCACCCAATGTCTCTTCATTTGATATCCAAACTAAATTGGCTTTTTCTCTAACACCTCTTTTTTTAAGAATATGTTCAATATTGAAAATATATTCAAAAGCAGCACCTTGACAAGTACATAAGCCATGTCCTGTTCCTACTAAGATAGTTTGATTTTCACCTTTTGACATTTTTTCAATACATTTTTCAAGTTCATGGTATGCATGAACAGCATGATCTGCAGTACAAACTGAGACAGTATTTCCATCAACGTCTGGATCTAATCCCGGTGTTGCAGCAAAATTCAATTTTGGACCAGTTGCATTAATTAAATAATCATAAGTAAGTTCTTCAGTTTGTGAAGCTTTATCTTCACTAGTATATTCAATAGTTACATAGGGCTTAAAATTTTCAGTTTTTCCATCAGGATGAATAGATAAGGCTTTTGCTTGTTTATATGTAATACCTGCTTTTTTATATACAGGGGCTAAATCAAAAGTTACATCTTCTTTGCCCATTTCTCCTACCCCAACCCAAATATTTGAAGGTATCCAATTCCATTTTGAATTTGGAGTAACAACTACAACTTCATGGGATTTACCAAGCCATTTTGCTGCAAATGTTGCAGCAGTGTGCCCAGATACTCCCCCTCCTAAAACGACAAGTCTTGCCATAATCTTTCCTTATTATAGTATAATTACAAATTCTATATCTTTATAAATTATATAAAGCTTAAATTATAAGAATTTCTTATTTTAAATTATTTTAATATTTTTATAATTTATAAAAATGTATAATTATAAATACTTATAATTAATTGGAGTAAAGTATTAATGAAAACATCTTATTTAAGTCATATATTGAAGGTATTTATACTTTTAATAATCTCTATGAATCTCTATGCTGAGCCATTAGAGTTATCTAGTTTTATTGTTAGTAATAACCAAAAGACAATATCAAGTAAGTATAATGGATATATAGAAAAGTTCTATATAAATGAAGGCGATTATGTAAAAAAAGGCAAACTTCTTTTAAAAATAGATTCAAAAGAAATGTCAACATTAAAGTCTCAAACTATACTTAGTATTGAACAAGCTAAATTAAATTTTAATATTATAAAAAGTGATTTAGGAAAAGCTACAATTGATTTTGATAGATATAAAAGACTTTTCGAAAAACAATTGATTTCAAAAAGCGATTTTGAAAACTTTCAACTAAAAAAGAGCAATCTAGAGAAAAATCTACAAATAGCAAAAAAATCTATAAAACAAAGTGAAGATAAACTTCAAGAAATAAATAAAAATCTTAAATATTTAAATATAAGAGCTTCAAGTGATGGTTTAATAATCAAAAAAAATATCAATGAAGGTGAATTGGCAACTGCTGGAACTCCACTTTTAACAATAAGTGATGTGGATAATTTAAATCTTTATTTAGATGTAGCTGAAAGTGATTTATCAAAATTTAGAGAAAAAGAGAACTTAGATATCTATATTGAATCTCTTAATATAAATCAAAAAGCAAAAGTAGTAGCAATATTACCAAGTGTTGATTCTGGAACTAATAGTTTTAGAGTAAAACTAAGTTTTAAAAGAACAGACAATCGAGTACTTCCAGGAATGTATGCAAAAGTGAGAGTTGAATAAAATGGATTACAAATCTATAAAAGTACACAATATTGGTGGACTACTTTCTAAGACTTTTCTTCATAACCCTTTAACTCCTGTAATTGCAGTTTTTATTTTGATTTTAGGATATATGGCACTTACTTTTATGCCAAGAGAAGAAAATCCACAAATGATTGTTTCTGGTGGAAATATTATAGTTTCTCTACCTGGTGCAACACCCCAAGAAGTTGAAAATGTTATTGTAAAACCAATTGAAAGAAAAATGAAAGAGGTTTTAGGAGTAGAGCATATTCAAGGAATAGCAAGAGCGGATGTGGGAATTGTAAATGTTATGTTCTATATTGGTGAAGATAAAGAACAATCAAATCTCAAAATGTATGATAAGATGATGCAAAACTTAGATATCTTGCCAAGGGGAGCTAGTCAACCTTTGATTAAACCACTTGATATTGATACTGATATTCCTATTTATTCTATTGCTTTTTATTCTAAGGATAATAAAATTAGTCAAGCTAATTTATATGAAAAAGTAAAGCAGTTACAACAAAAATTTAACTCTATAGAAAACATAGCACAAGCTAATATTATTGGTGGACATAAAAAACAATTTAATATTATCCTTGATACTAATAAACTTAATCGATACAACTTAACAATAAATGATGTAAAACAAGCACTTAATGCAGTTGTAATTAATGCTCCCCAGTTAAAAAAAGCAAGGGGAAATGAGATTAGAATTGGAAGTATAAAAAATGTACTTCAATCTATAAATGATGTTCAAAATATAATTATTCCTACAGGTAATAGAATTGTATATTTAAAAGATATTGCAACTATAAGTGATGGAGTTGATTTTCAAAATTATAAAAATGTAGAAATAAATCTAAAAGACAAAAATCTTTATCCACAAGTTACTTTGACTTTATCTAAATTGAAAGGTTCAAATGCAGTTGTTATTGCAGATGAAGTGACTAAAAGACTATCTCAAATGAGAAGTGAATTTGAAAAAGAAGGAATAAATTATACTATTACTAGAAATGATGGTGAAAGAGCAAATGATGCAGTAAATGAACTTATGTTTCACCTTTTGATTTCAGTTGTTATCATTATTTTATTATTGATATTTGTTCTTGGATGGAAAGAAGCGATGATTGTAACCTTTACAATTCCAGCGATTTTTGCAATAACACTTTTTGTAGCATATTTAGGTGATCAAACAATAAATAGAATTACTCTATTTGCTTTTCTTTTATCTCTTGGACTTTTAGTTGATGATGCAATTGTTGTAGTAGAAAATATTCATAGACATTTTCATAAAGAAGATAGTAAAAATAAAACAAATGAAGAGATTATGGTAGAAGCAACTGATGAGATAGGGGCTTCAACAAATATAGCAACGATAGCAATTATTCTTACAATGGTACCTATGGCATTTGTAGGACAAATGATGGGACAATTTATGAGACCAATTCCTTTAAATGTACCAGTAGCAATGGCTGCTTCACTTATAATCGCATATATCTTTACCCCATATTTTGCAAATAAAATATTAAAAAGAGGAAAATAATGAATAGTATTAATAATCTGGTTCATTTATGTATAAAAAATAAGAAAAATAAGACAATAGTACTTTTAGTAACTCTGTTTGCATTTTTATTTTCTGTATATTTACTTCCTTTAGAAATTGTAAAAGCAAAAATGCTTCCAGGAAAAGATTCAAATACTTTTACAGTATATGTAGATTTACCAACAGGAAGTTCAATCTATCAGACAAAAAAAGTAACTGATGGAGTTGTGAGTGTACTACAAAAAGAAAAAGAAGTTTTAGACTCAGAAGTTTTTTTAGGAACTTCTTCTCCTCTTGATTTTGCAGGACTTGTTAAAATGAGTGGATTAAAAAGTGGAGAAAACTTTGCAGAAATAGTTGTAAATATATTAAAAAAACATGATAGAGAAGAACCCTCATTTCTTATGGCTCAAAGATTAAGAATAGAGATAAATAAAGTTGTTGAAAAAATAAATCCAAATGCTACTATTAAAATGGTAGAACCACCAGCTGGTCCTCCAGTATTAGCAGCAATTGTTGCAGAAATTTATGGAGACAATTATAACTCTATAGAAAAACTTGCAAAAAGAGTAGAAAAGGTTTTTAAAAAAACTGATGGTTTAGTTGATATTGATATTATTGGGGATGATGATTATGAAAAGTATGAGTATATACTTGATTATGAAAAAATAAAAAGACTTGGAATAACAGTAAATAGTGTAACAGATTTGCTTGAAACAGCATTTAATGGTAAAGTTATCAATACTAAAAACTCATCAAAATACTCTACTCAAATTGACTTGTTTGTTAGAACAAAACAAAGAGATTTTGATGTTGAAAATGCCTTATCATCTTTAAAAGTAAAAAGTTCAAATGGTAATTTAGTACCTTTAGTAAGTATTGTAAAAGTAAAAAAAGTAAAAAATGAAAAAACAATATATTCAAAAGATTTAAAACCTATGTTAAATGTAGTGGCAGAGACAGATATGGTATCTCAAATTTATCCACTACTTGATGCTAGAACTTTTATAAAAGAGAATTTTGGTGATGAATATGAAGTTACTAGTGCAAATATGCTAAATCTTTGGCTTACAGATAAAAAGACGGGTGAAAAATTAAAACTTGTTTGGGATGGAGAATTAAAAGTTACACTAGATACTTTTAGGGATTTAGGTGGGGCTTTTATAGCTGCACTTGTTCTTATATTTTTACTTATGGTTGTATATTATAGAAACTTTGCCTTAAGTGGAATTGTATTGTTATCAAGCTTTTTATCAATCATTGGTGTGATTTTTGGGCATCTATTTGTAGATATAGTTACAACCCACACTTTCTTTTTAACAGCAACTTCTCTTATAGGTTTTATTGCTCTAATTGGTATTAGTTCAAGAAATGCACTTTTACTAATAGATTTTACAAAACATTTAGTTGCAACTGGGATAGAGAAAAAAGAAGCAATAGCTACATCTGCGTCAATAAGAGCAAAACCAATTATTTTGACAGCTGCTTCAATTATCCTAGCTTCTATATTACTTGCAAATGATGCAGTTTTTGGAGGTCTTGGTGTATCTTTAATCTTTGGAACAGTAGCAGCTGTAATTGCATCAATTTTTGTTGTTCCTGTATTGATTGATAATATTGATGAGAGTGTTCTTCGGGATTAAAAATAATAGGAAAAAAGGAAAATCATAATTTCCTTTTTCTTTTATAATCACATAGCATAAATATTTCTATACTTCTTCTTATTATTATTTAATTTATATCTTTAAATTATGAATTGTATTAATTTTATAATTAATAACTAATTTTAAGATAATTTTAAATAAAATACATCTGCAATAAATAGCTAATATATTAATCAAATA
This portion of the Arcobacter nitrofigilis DSM 7299 genome encodes:
- a CDS encoding NAD(P)/FAD-dependent oxidoreductase, whose product is MARLVVLGGGVSGHTAATFAAKWLGKSHEVVVVTPNSKWNWIPSNIWVGVGEMGKEDVTFDLAPVYKKAGITYKQAKALSIHPDGKTENFKPYVTIEYTSEDKASQTEELTYDYLINATGPKLNFAATPGLDPDVDGNTVSVCTADHAVHAYHELEKCIEKMSKGENQTILVGTGHGLCTCQGAAFEYIFNIEHILKKRGVREKANLVWISNEETLGDFGMGGMHINRGGYLTHSRVFTESIYAERGLTWITGAHVNKIEKGLAHYELLNGEYHSQEFDLAMLIPPFAGVGLKAYDKEGSDITDTIFAPNGFLKVDADYTPKAYEDWKASDWPKTLQNPTYKNIFAVGIAFAPPHPISKPQKSSNGTMITPTPPRTGMPSGIMGKAVAHSICDMITGKSTTPTHTASMSSMGAACVASTGKGLFTGTAAAMTVYPVVPDYEKYPETGRDQDSTFGEVGTAGHWIKHTLHYMFIYKAQLKPGWTLIPE
- a CDS encoding efflux RND transporter periplasmic adaptor subunit; its protein translation is MKTSYLSHILKVFILLIISMNLYAEPLELSSFIVSNNQKTISSKYNGYIEKFYINEGDYVKKGKLLLKIDSKEMSTLKSQTILSIEQAKLNFNIIKSDLGKATIDFDRYKRLFEKQLISKSDFENFQLKKSNLEKNLQIAKKSIKQSEDKLQEINKNLKYLNIRASSDGLIIKKNINEGELATAGTPLLTISDVDNLNLYLDVAESDLSKFREKENLDIYIESLNINQKAKVVAILPSVDSGTNSFRVKLSFKRTDNRVLPGMYAKVRVE
- a CDS encoding efflux RND transporter permease subunit, with translation MDYKSIKVHNIGGLLSKTFLHNPLTPVIAVFILILGYMALTFMPREENPQMIVSGGNIIVSLPGATPQEVENVIVKPIERKMKEVLGVEHIQGIARADVGIVNVMFYIGEDKEQSNLKMYDKMMQNLDILPRGASQPLIKPLDIDTDIPIYSIAFYSKDNKISQANLYEKVKQLQQKFNSIENIAQANIIGGHKKQFNIILDTNKLNRYNLTINDVKQALNAVVINAPQLKKARGNEIRIGSIKNVLQSINDVQNIIIPTGNRIVYLKDIATISDGVDFQNYKNVEINLKDKNLYPQVTLTLSKLKGSNAVVIADEVTKRLSQMRSEFEKEGINYTITRNDGERANDAVNELMFHLLISVVIIILLLIFVLGWKEAMIVTFTIPAIFAITLFVAYLGDQTINRITLFAFLLSLGLLVDDAIVVVENIHRHFHKEDSKNKTNEEIMVEATDEIGASTNIATIAIILTMVPMAFVGQMMGQFMRPIPLNVPVAMAASLIIAYIFTPYFANKILKRGK
- a CDS encoding efflux RND transporter permease subunit; this encodes MNSINNLVHLCIKNKKNKTIVLLVTLFAFLFSVYLLPLEIVKAKMLPGKDSNTFTVYVDLPTGSSIYQTKKVTDGVVSVLQKEKEVLDSEVFLGTSSPLDFAGLVKMSGLKSGENFAEIVVNILKKHDREEPSFLMAQRLRIEINKVVEKINPNATIKMVEPPAGPPVLAAIVAEIYGDNYNSIEKLAKRVEKVFKKTDGLVDIDIIGDDDYEKYEYILDYEKIKRLGITVNSVTDLLETAFNGKVINTKNSSKYSTQIDLFVRTKQRDFDVENALSSLKVKSSNGNLVPLVSIVKVKKVKNEKTIYSKDLKPMLNVVAETDMVSQIYPLLDARTFIKENFGDEYEVTSANMLNLWLTDKKTGEKLKLVWDGELKVTLDTFRDLGGAFIAALVLIFLLMVVYYRNFALSGIVLLSSFLSIIGVIFGHLFVDIVTTHTFFLTATSLIGFIALIGISSRNALLLIDFTKHLVATGIEKKEAIATSASIRAKPIILTAASIILASILLANDAVFGGLGVSLIFGTVAAVIASIFVVPVLIDNIDESVLRD